CTTGGTAGGGGAAAGAAGACGCCACCCTGCGCGAAAGTTCGTCTGGAGGATTGTAGGAAGGCCTTAAAGAAACCTCCCTTGCGGCATACAGCTCTAAGAGTTCTCTTGCGAGTTTCTCTACCTCTTCTCTGATTCTTCGTTTGGTCTTTATCCAAAAAGGAGAACCCAGACGGGATACCTTGGGTTCTCTGAAGCCAACATATCTTGAGAGCTTTTTTTCCAATCCTTTGGGCAAAAAGAGCTTGTCTCCTGCTGCATATTCAAGAATATAGTAGGGCTGTTCTCGTATTTCTGTAATGCCTGTGAACTTTGCTACCCCATGGTCTAGGTGCACCACGTACTCATTTTCTTTAAGTCCGGTAATGTCTGAAAATGCCCTTTGGGACTGGAGGCGCTTTTTGAGAACTGCGAGGGAAGATTTTTCCTCTGTGGTAACGGGAAGTTCTTCTATCTCTTCAATCTTGTTTCCTATAAACTCAATTCGCAGGGCATTCTTTCTGCTTAAAGGGAATACCTCTACGGTTCCACCCTGGTGTGAAAACTCTCCGGGATCTCTAACCCCAAACACCTTCTCATATCCCAGTTCGTCCAACCGCCTCAAAAGGGGGGTCAGACCCCCCTTTGAGCCTTGTTCTAGGAGCAGGGTGTTTTCCTGGAAAAAGGGTTGGGTCTGTCGTGCCTTGAGAATGCGAGAAAAGTTTTCTTCAAACCAAAGCCACCCCTTTTCTACAAAGTATGGGGTGATAGCTACTATTAATACTCTATTGATTGATTTGGATGTTAGTGGCATCCGTACCATGTATAACAAAAACCCCCATATTTTCATAGAGGGGCTGGTTGACAATCCCACACATCTCTAGTGTAATAAAAGAGCAAGGGAAGTCAATTGCACCTTGAAAATCACAACGGAAAGGAGGAAAGGCATGAGCAACAGAATACTTGTTTTCAGTGGATCCAACTCTCCCCGCGTACGCCGAGCCTTCCTCCTTATTGCTGCAATTGCAAAAACGCAATGGGAGATAATAGGAGAAAGCTTCTACGTCTGGGTGGGAGACGATACGAGAACATCAGTGAAACAGCTTGCAGACCAGTTCCAACTACAAAGTAGACTGCCAAGCAGAAAAACAGAACAGGGAGGCACAGCCCTTCAGCTTTTGCCGACTCCTGAGCAACGAAAGCTTTCGTTCAATCTTGACCACCCAGTTTCTCTAGCAATTCCTGTCGCAAAAGAAACAAGAAGGAGGAAAGTCCATTCTTATCTTGGCAAACCAATTCCCATTAAGTCTCTTCTGGAGGAGGAGAAAAGAGGAAGGAGCAAGAAGCTATCTGATGGCGACTTGCGTAAATCTCTGCGAAAACGTGGGCTTGAGGGAACTGCTAAACATTACGGAGTAATGCCCAAAACAGTAAAGAAATGGGCAAAGAAAGTCCCAGGCGCTTCAGATTTGATTCCTGATAAAGAGCGGTCTAAGAGAAAGACAAGGTGACAAAATGTTCCGGCAGCCTAAGGCTGGAACCCAAAAGAGCCGGGATCTTTCGAGATCCCGGCCTTTCTATTGTTCCAGTAATTTAAGGATGGCTTGGCTCGCAACGGCAATGCTTGATTTGAGAAGTGCTTTCTCTTCTTGAGAAAAAGGTTTTAAGACAAAAGTCTCAACGTTGCTGGGTTTTCCTTTTGCGGGCTGAATGCCAACTCGCATTCTGGTAAAGTTCTTTGTTCTTAAAGCTTGGATAACGGAATCAACTCCCTTGTGTCCTGCAGACCCCCTATTTTCAGAAACCTTCACTTTTCCCAAAGGAATATCAATATCATCATGTATCACGATGAGGTTTTGAATGTTTCCTAAATCTCGTTTAGGAGCTCCTAAACGAGATTTAGGCAAGAGGGATCGCACTGCCTTGCCAGAATTATTCATGAAGGTCTGCGGTTTTGCCAATACTACCTTAGTCTCGTTAAGGATGCCCTCAGAGACCAAAGAAGCATGCTTCTTTGAAAGAGAGAATTCGGGGAAGCCATATTTTTTTTGAAACTCATCCAATACCAAAAAGCCAACGTTGTGACGGGTCTTTGCATACTTCTTTCCTGGGTTTCCCAGTCCTACAATGAGATACATAAAAAATTTAAAGTATTTAAATTTTCAGTTTCCCCCGTGTAGGAAATTATTCAAAACCGAGGGTTTTGAAAAGAAGGGGGGTCGGGGGAAACTGTGTGACCGTATATATAATGTATCATTATTTCCTTAGCAAGACTAAGGATTCCTTAATTTCCGTTAAGGAGCACTTGAATTCACCATAATGATACAGTATAATGAGGCACAGCTATGAATATGAAAGGACTTTTCCAGTTTGGTTTTGAGGTGGCCAAGGTGGTTATCATTGCCCTGGTTATCGTGGTGCCCCTCCGGGTTTTTGTGTTCCAGCCATTTTTGGTTAGGGGAGATTCCATGGAACCAAACTATCACAGCGGAGACTACCTTATAGTAGACCAGCTTTCCTACCGCTTGCGCTCTCCTGAACGGGGCGAGGTTATTGTCTTGAAGTTTCCTTTTGACCTTTCCCAGCGTTTCATTAAGAGAATCGTGGGACTGCCAGGAGAGACCGTGGAGGTGAAAGACGGTAAGGTGCTGGTATATGGAGAAGAGGAGGGTCAAAGAGATGCCGTTGTTTTGGATGAATCAATATATCTTCCTCTTGACCTTACAACCCCGGGTTCTGCGCGCATTGACTTAAAAAAACAAGAATACTTTGTATTGGGAGACAACAGGCCCTTTTCTTCAGATTCCCGGAAGTGGGGAGTTCTTTCAAAAGAACTCATTGTGGGCAAGGTACTCTTTAACGTCTTTTCTCTGGAGGCTTTTGCAAAAGAGATTGTTCCAAAAGAAGCTTACTAAATACTATATGGCAAGAAGACCAAAGTTTCAGCGCCCGACTGGCATGCGAGACATCCTGCCAGAGGAACAGCCATACTTTGAGAAAATCTACCGCACCGTGGACGATATCGCAAGGTTTTATGGCTTTGGGAAAATAGATACCCCCATGGTAGAGGACTTAGAATTGTATGAAAGGGGTACGGGGCAGTCCACCGACATCGTGGAAAAACAGATGTATACCATGAAAACCAAAGGGGGAGACGCCTTGGCGATGCGCCCTGAGTTTACCCCGGGAATTGTTCGAGCGTACAATGAGCACGGCATGCTTAATCTCTCCCAGCCAGTAAAACTCTATACCTTTGGACCCTTGTTTCGGTATGAACACCCTCAGGCAGGAAGGTTTCGCCAGTTCCACCAGTTTGACTTTGAGGTATTTGGAGAGGAAAGTGCTGCCATTGATGCTCAAGTAATCCAAATCTTCTACGCCATTTTAAGGGAATTGAAATTCAGCCACCTCATTATTGAGGTAAACTCCATTGGAGACGTCCAGTGCCGTCCCTACTACAAAAAGGTGTTGGTGAACTACTTGCGTCCCCGCCAAAACTCTTTGTGCGCTGATTGTAGAAGGAGAACGAGAGAAAATCCTCTGAGGGTTCTGGATTGCAAGGAAGAGAAATGCCAGAGAGTAAAGGCCCAAGCTCCCCAGATTTTAGATCATCTGTGCGACAACTGCAAGGCGCATTTTAAGTCCCTGTTGGAGTTTTTGGACGAAACCGACCTCCCCTATCATCTAGACCCCTATATGGTTCGAGGATTGGACTACTATACCAAGACCGTGTTTGAGATTTTTTCTGAGGCAGAAGTGTCTCCCCCGGGGAGATCCTCCGAAGGAGAAGAGCAAAAGGAAGGAGAAGAAACGCTTTCTCGAAACGCTCTGGTGGGAGGGGGAAGGTATGACAATTTAGTAAAGCTCTTGGGAGGAAAAGATGTCCCTGCCACGGGGGCTGCTGCCGGTGTTGAGCGCATTATTACCCTAATGAAGGAAAAGGGATTTCCTGCAGCAGAGATACCCGATCCCAAGGTGTTCCTGGCCCAGCTGGGAGATTTGCCGAAGAAAAAGAGTTTGAAACTTTTAGAAGAACTGCGCAAAGCAAAGATTTCCATTGCAGAATCTCTTGGGCGGGATTCTTTGAGAACACAGCTTGCACGGGCAGACAAGCTTGAGGTTCAATACACCTTGATTTTGGGCCAGCGGGAGGTATTAGACGAAACCATTGTTATTCGAAGGATGGATACGGGCGAGCAGGTGACCGTGAAAATGGAGAAGATTGTAGATGAATTAAAGAAAAGACTTAAAAAAACCGCATGAATGCCGTAGAAGATTGTTTATTTTGCAAGATAGCACAAAAAGAGGCATCCTCCGACGTTGTCTTTGAGGATGACAAGTTTATTGCGTTCCATGACGTTCATCCACAAGCTCCTCTTCATCTCTTGATTATCCCGAGAAAGCACATTCATTCCATTGATCATATTCAGGAAGAAGACAAAGAACTAATGGGAGATTTAATCTTGACCGCCCAAAAGGTCGCACGCCAGCACAACCTTGCCGGATACAAACTTCATTTCAACGTTGGCAGGGAAGGAGGACAGGTGATAGACCACATCCATCTTCATTTATTGGCAGGTCTGCCTGCGCAAACAGGTAAGAAACCATGAAAAATTCCAAGTTCGAAATTAAAAGACAAGAACGGGAAACTAATCAAGCCCTTATTCGTCGTTTCAGCAGAAGATTGAAAAACAGTGGGATTTTGATAAACGCAAAAAAGTCCCAGTTCAGAAAGCGGGTAAAGTCAGCTCAAATGAGAAAACGAGCGGTGTTAAGAAAGCTGGAGATACGAAAAGAGTACGAGAAAAAGAGAAAATTGGGCGCCGCATAATGAACCCCGTTAGAAATTAAGACAATGTTTATTATGTATGAAAAGCGAAATTTCTAACGGGGTGGACCTCAAAAAACAATTAAAAGAAGACCTGAAAACCTCCCTCAAAGAGGGGGACGAGGTTAGAACTGGCACCTTGAGAATGTTGATGGCTGCCATGGTGAACAAAGAAAAAGAAGCCCTCAGGCAAGCTCAGGGTAAAGATGAAGAACTTTCAGACGAGGAGATACAGGCAGTGGTGGCAGCTGAGGCAAAAAAGAGAAGGGAGGCAGAAGAAGCCTTTTTGAAAGGAGGAAGGCCCGAGCTTGCAGAAAAGGAAAAGCAAGAACTCAAGGTTCTTTTAACATACCTCCCAGAGCAACTCACACAAGACCAGATCAGAACCCTTGCGAAAGAAGCCATTCAAAAGACCGGAGCTGCAAGTATAAAAGACATGGGCAAGGTGATGGGTGAACTTACCCCCCAGATTAAAGGAAAAGCAGATGGCGCCTTGGTGGCAAATATTGTAAAAGACCTGTTGACTTCAAAATAGGAGGGGGTACCATGAATAAAAGGCGAGTTTGGAGAATACTACCATTCTTTAATATAATTATGAGTTTTAAAAAAATAGTCTTTCTCGCAGCGTTTTTTGCTATTTTGAGTGGAGTTTTCGTTGTGAATGTTCACCCCGCAAAAGCAGTAACAGTGGATGAACTTCAAGCTTTGATTATTCAACTTCAAGCCAAGATAGCTCAACTCCAGCAGCAGCTTACAGGAGCCCCGGGTCAACCGGCAGCTTTTTGTTATGATTTTAATATTAATCTTGGTTTTGCTCAGAGCACCACTGCCGCCGTAAAAGCGCTTCACACAGCGCTTCAGAAGCAAGGATTTAGTGCTGGAAGCGATATTACTACGGGCGTATTTACAGAGAACACCGCTTCTGCAGTTGTTGGATTTCAACAGAAATACAAAGCAGACGTGCTCGCTCCCCATGGACTACAATTTGGAACCGGGTTTGTAGGAACAACCACACGGGCGAAGTTGAACGAGTTGTATGGATGTAAAGGTATAACGCCTCCACCCACTGAAAAACCAGAAGAAACACCAGTAGAAATTCCAGAAAAACCTCTTTGGGATTGGGCTTACTGTACTGCAGCGAGCCAATGTACCGTTGAGCAGGGTGATTGCGATACCGATGCTGACTGCGCTGCAGGTTTGTACTGCGCCCAGAATGTGGGAGTAAAATATGGCCAAGTTAGCTCCATGGACGTTTGTGAAGTGAAATCAGAAAAATCCATCACCGTTCTTTCTCCAAATGGATGGGAAATCTGGCAGATTGGAGCGACTTATACAATTCAATGGAGCGCAACGGGATATCCTTCATATACAGCAGTTCAAATAGGGTTGCGGGATAATAGATACAGTACAGAGCTGGGAAGCGGAGAAGCGGTTATTGTTAACACTACTAATACGGGCAGTTACAGTTTTACCGTTCCAGCCTCGTTGGGAGCATTATCTGGAGGTTTATTGGGGGGTACAAATGTCTATTCAGCTATTATATATGTTGATGGAGGGGGTCCAGGAAAATCTGATACAAGCAATGCACCATTCAGCATTGTTTCGGCAACGACTGCAACTCCTTCTCTCATCATTACTTCTCCTGGCATCGGAGAAACATGGGTTGGAGGATCACAGCAGACGATTCGATGGCAAACTTCTGGAATTTCTTCTCAAGGGAACATTAACGTGATTGAGCTTTACAATATCGGAACGGATCAAGCATGGGCCCTAAAATACAATACCCCAAACGATGGGAGTGAAGTAGTCACTGTTCCAATCTTTGAAAAACCGGCAGATCTTCTTATGCAGATAGATGTTACCGTGAGCGGTATAAGCGAAGTTTTTCGCACCAGATACACCGTGCGTATAAACCCTCCTTCTACCCCCTTCATCACCGTCTCTTCTCTTAATCCAAACGGTGAAACCCTGGAAAAGGGGACCACGAGGTATATAAATTTGAAGTTTTCGCCTTCTGTGCCGCTCGGCGGATTTGTCATCAATTTGCTTCGTTCAGACATAGACGTGGCAGTTGCAGTTCTTAAGTTTTGTGGGACCGCAAGTGATTATATTGCAGATAATGTCGTTCCACCCAATGTAAGCTGGCAGTGGAAAGTTGGGTATGCTGCAGATGGGAAGGAAATCCCCACCGGTTCATACAGAGTTTTTGTGTATGACTGTGGGAGCAAGATTGACAATGTTTGGACTGGAAGTGTTGCCCATACAAAAAGCAATGTATTCAGCATTGTTTCGGCAACAACTACAACTCCTTCCGTTACCGTTCTTTCTCCCAACGGAGGGGAAAGCTGGAAAGTCGGCGAGATCAGAAGAATATCCTGGATTGCCAGTGGTGTGAATTATGTCAGAATCTATATTGAAGATGATACCATTACTGGTTCTGGTTCAACCAACTATACTTACGACGGAGTCATTTCTGCTGTCCAAGGATATTACGATTGGACAATTGTCCAAAACCAATTACCAGGAGGCAGCACTCTGCCAAGAAATTACAAGATAAGAGTAGATGGTGTTAATACTGTAGCAGTGGGGGCAGATGTGGTTGCAAGAGATTGGAGCAATAATACCTTCAGCATTGTTTCACTGTCCATCACATCATTCAACTACACAGAAACCGATGCTTATGGTGGATCAATACAATTCTCCTGGACAAGCGCTGGGGCCGATGGTGTTGAGTTGCAAATAGCTTGCCATTCAGGGCTTACTAGCACCGATGCTATTACCGGAGCAAACTTCTTTTGTGGTGATATTGATAGAAGTCTCGCGCCAAACAGTTCTACATATCTAAAGTTTACCAACACTTCTGGTGCCTTAATTAATGTTACAGCTACTTTAACTCCGGTTATTGGAAACATTGGTTACGGTACTTATTCTAAAACCCTTAACTTCAGCATAGTTTCGGGATTAGGACTAGAAAATATAGAAAATCAGTTAGCTTCTATTTCTGATGCTGCTGCGAATCTCCTTTTTGAGATAAAGAAACTGTTGGGAAAGTAGAATCTATATTTGTGGAAGAGCCACGATTTTTTAACAAGAGCGCATGGAAAGGCGTTGCCATAGCCATTATTGCAGTGGTGGCAGGGCAGCTTGTGCTTGCCTGGCAGTACTATCGCTTGGAAGAAAAGCGCCTGCCTTTAATTGAACAGCAGTTAGCCGAGCAAAAGGAAGAGATTGAAAGACAGTCTGCAAAGACAACCATCACGTCTTTTCTTAATGCATTAGAAGAAGGAAACTCAAAGCTTGCTCTTCGCTTTCTCACAGAAAACGCAGTGGTGCAAGAACAGCAAGGCGTCTTTTCTTTAAAAGAGCGCATCTTGGGTTACAAGGTAGTAAAACTGGAGCAGGTGGGTACAAACGAGTTCAGGGCGCAGGTGGAGATTGAGAACGCGGCATTGCTCCCGCAGGTTCGGCTCTTGCGTGTTCTCAAGGTGCTCGACACCTATTACATAGATTCTGTAGAGATAGCCGGCTGAAACTCAGAAGAGATTTCTATCATAAGAGGCATAACTTGGGTTATGCTGTTTTCGTGCAGAAGAACTTTGAGTATCATTCCTTCCATGGTTTCTTTTGAAAAGCCCTGGTCAAACACAAAGTTTCCCAGGCTGTAGACAATCCACCCCTGCTTGTAGCGTTCTATGGGTTGTATGACATGGGGATGGTGGCCAATAACAAGGTTGGCGCCAGCATCAATCGCGGTCCTGGAAAGAAGCTGCTGCACGGCGTTTGGCTTTGTTTGATACTCTTCTCCAAAATGAAAAGAAACAACAACAATATCTGCCTGCTGTTTTGTTTTCTTGATGTTTAGCTTGAGTTGTTCAAGCAAAGAGGAATCTATCCATGCAATACCAGGAGTCTTTTCTCCGGCCTGCCAGAAAGGGGAGCCAAGAGCGGTGTAGGCAAGAATTCCAACGGTTGTGCCTCCCGCGTCATAGAGAACAGGAGCCCTGGCTTCCCTCTCCGAGTTCCCTGCACCCACAGGAGTAATCCCGGCTTGCTGTAGCCGTTCTCCAGAGTCCAGCAGCGCTTCAATGCCGTAGTCCAAGCTGTGGTTGTTTGCGACAGAAACAACATCGATGCCAGCAAACACTAATCCTTCCAGAGTTCTTGGATCTGCCCTGAAAGAATAGATACTTCCTTGTTTTTCTCCTTTATCTGAAATGATGCTTTCCAGATTTGCAAAGACAAGGTCTGCGCCTTTTAAGTAATTACCTATCTTTAAGAAGGGCCATTTCCAGTCCTGGTGTTCTTTTATGTAAAACTCTACGCCTCGGTCCAGCATAATATCCCCAACAAAAAGCAGGGTTATTTGTTCTTTGTTTGTTTCTTGCGTTAGTAGGGGAGGAACCAAAGAGGCTTGAAACTTGTCTTGCCAAAAGAGAAAGGAGCCCCCCAGGATTGAGGCGTAGAAAACAGCCATAAAGAGGATGAGGAGAAAACGATTCATTGTTTCTTAGAATAGCTAAATTGAATAGAAAAGAGAAAAAGAGGCTGCATGGGAAAAATAGTCCCTATTTTATCCCAATTTTCTCAGAAAGTAAGACTTTTACCTTTACTTAATGCCCCATCAAAATCTCCTATAAACTCCCACCAATCTCTCATTTGGCTACCCAGATATGTCAAGACGTTATTTTTACCTGGGATATTCTGCATCCACCACTTCTTAAATTCAACTCCGCCATTCGCAAGGCACGTTGTCCCATACCATGTATGGCAGCTGACATCCTTTACTTCACCGCTTCCATCCGGGCGCCAGTCCTCGCAGTTGGATTTTACTATTGTTTCGCTGGTCCATCCTGGGTCGTATTCTTCTTTGGAATTAGGGCCAGTGTGTGTCCACCCGCAGCTGTTGACAGTAGGAGAAGGTTCTCCATAGGGAAGCTGGAATTTGTTCCAAAGTGTTGCATCGACAAATCTGAAGATTGATTCGATATGATGACCGTGATTTTCAAGCGCTTCAGCAAGTCCACGTGCATAATTATAATTGTAGAGTGTGTATGATTGCGTACAGGTGGGCAAATCGTCAATTTGCTCGCTGTTGCTTACATCTCCATATGTCCCATGGTTCCACTGGACTTGCGACGTGGTACCCATTGCCATGTTACTTTCAACTGGATTGATGTTGCCAAAATGGTAACCCCATATCCACACCTCCCTGACACCAAGATTGTCCACATAGTTGCATATACTAACATCAGTAGTCAGTATGAGATTATAATCAGGCCTAAATACACCTGGATCCCAGGGGATTGCATTGGTCGAAATAGGCTTGGGTTTCAAAAATTCCTTATCCTCTATAACACTATATTGCAAAGAAGGTGTAGCAGCGGCATCTTTGTATCCATGATAGGTGCTTGCGCTCCCAAGCGAATTCACTATATCCGTTGTTAGCTGATTTACTTTTGTCCTTATAGAAACGAGGCTGTCGTTCATTCCGGTTATTTCGGGGTCAAGGTTGCCGTCCCCGTTTTCGGCAGGGAAGTATTTCAAAACGAGAACGGAAACAGAAATTGCGGGTGGAGAAGAGAAAGTGGTTGGAGCTGAAACAGTATAGCTTACGTTTGCATAGTTGTTACCCTCATTGGATTCGGTGATTGTGCATGCCATGTCGACAAACATCCTTGCGGCATAAGTTCCTTGAGATACTGGTACTTGGAAACTTACCGACCATGAATCAGAACTGCTCGGCGAAAAACTATATGGCGTCCAGTGGTCAATACCGCCCGGGGCGCTGCACCCAGGGTTTGAGTTTGTGTTGGAGTAAAGGTGGGTGTTGAATGCGCTTGAGTCGCTCTGTCCCAAGTTGGTAACGCTTATGGTGGCAGTAGCTGTTTCTCCAGGTGTGTAGCTTGACCTATTAAGCGAAAAAGAAGAAATGACAAGGTCTGGTTGTCCTAACGAAGGGGTTGAAGTGGAAGTTGGTGTCGGCGGTGGTACGGGCGCTGGTGACGGCTCCGAACTTGGTTCGTCTGTTGGTGTGGCTGTGGGTGTTGGGATAGGACCCGGAGGTTGTGCTGGTTTTAGGATGGGTGAGGTTGGGGAGGTAGTTTTCTCAGGCGCTTGAGATGATTTTGTAGCAGTGGGTGGTGTACCAATCTTATTCTCAGATGGAGGCGTGGGTTCTTCGCTCTGTTCCGTTGACGTCTCTTTGGACTGTGATAGCCGCTGATATACTATGACAATGTCGACAACGATGAACGTTATCAAAGCTACGAGGATTGAGATAATTTTGATTTGTCCCCTTGACTGTATCATGTATTATTGAATGTCTTCCTTAGAGTATAATATCATCTAGAGGGCCTTGCTGAAACAGGTTGAAGAGAAGGAGAGGGAGGAGTACAATACAGCATTATCCCATGGTCGAAATACAGAATTCCACCAAAGAGCGAATAAGGGTCAAACAACTCAAGACCCTTGCAGAACGCATCTTGAAGAAAGAAAAATCGGGGAAGAAAGACCTCTCGGCAGTTCTGGTGTCTCCCCAAAAGATGCGGGAGCTTAATAAAGTATGGCGAGGCAAGGACAAGGCAACCAACGTGCTTGCTTTTCCCGGCGGCAAAGAGGCCCTGGGAGAGGTTGTTTTGTGCCCTTCTGCAATACGTAAAGATGCGCTAGAATACAAGATATCCTTTCAAAGGGCTGTTTCTTGGATGTTTGTGCACGGCCTCTTGCATCTCTTGGGGTATGACCACAAGACTTCAAACGACGAAAAGAAAATGACTCAAAAAGAACAGCGATATCTTTCATGAAACAGCGTACCCTTGCGGCATTAGACATTGGAACAAAGTCTTTAAAGATGGCAGTGGCAGAAGTTGGAGAAGATGGGGCTCTGGAGATTTTGGGTGTGGCCGAGGAACCCTCATTTGGAGTGAGAAAGAGCGTGGTGGTCAGGCCCGAGGAAACAACAAAACACATTGAAATTTTGGTGCGTAGGGCAGAGCAGATGACCTCTTCTCGTATCGAAGAAGTATCGGTTTCTTTGGGA
The Patescibacteria group bacterium DNA segment above includes these coding regions:
- a CDS encoding peptidoglycan-binding protein produces the protein MSFKKIVFLAAFFAILSGVFVVNVHPAKAVTVDELQALIIQLQAKIAQLQQQLTGAPGQPAAFCYDFNINLGFAQSTTAAVKALHTALQKQGFSAGSDITTGVFTENTASAVVGFQQKYKADVLAPHGLQFGTGFVGTTTRAKLNELYGCKGITPPPTEKPEETPVEIPEKPLWDWAYCTAASQCTVEQGDCDTDADCAAGLYCAQNVGVKYGQVSSMDVCEVKSEKSITVLSPNGWEIWQIGATYTIQWSATGYPSYTAVQIGLRDNRYSTELGSGEAVIVNTTNTGSYSFTVPASLGALSGGLLGGTNVYSAIIYVDGGGPGKSDTSNAPFSIVSATTATPSLIITSPGIGETWVGGSQQTIRWQTSGISSQGNINVIELYNIGTDQAWALKYNTPNDGSEVVTVPIFEKPADLLMQIDVTVSGISEVFRTRYTVRINPPSTPFITVSSLNPNGETLEKGTTRYINLKFSPSVPLGGFVINLLRSDIDVAVAVLKFCGTASDYIADNVVPPNVSWQWKVGYAADGKEIPTGSYRVFVYDCGSKIDNVWTGSVAHTKSNVFSIVSATTTTPSVTVLSPNGGESWKVGEIRRISWIASGVNYVRIYIEDDTITGSGSTNYTYDGVISAVQGYYDWTIVQNQLPGGSTLPRNYKIRVDGVNTVAVGADVVARDWSNNTFSIVSLSITSFNYTETDAYGGSIQFSWTSAGADGVELQIACHSGLTSTDAITGANFFCGDIDRSLAPNSSTYLKFTNTSGALINVTATLTPVIGNIGYGTYSKTLNFSIVSGLGLENIENQLASISDAAANLLFEIKKLLGK
- the lepB gene encoding signal peptidase I, encoding MNMKGLFQFGFEVAKVVIIALVIVVPLRVFVFQPFLVRGDSMEPNYHSGDYLIVDQLSYRLRSPERGEVIVLKFPFDLSQRFIKRIVGLPGETVEVKDGKVLVYGEEEGQRDAVVLDESIYLPLDLTTPGSARIDLKKQEYFVLGDNRPFSSDSRKWGVLSKELIVGKVLFNVFSLEAFAKEIVPKEAY
- a CDS encoding histidine triad nucleotide-binding protein, translating into MNAVEDCLFCKIAQKEASSDVVFEDDKFIAFHDVHPQAPLHLLIIPRKHIHSIDHIQEEDKELMGDLILTAQKVARQHNLAGYKLHFNVGREGGQVIDHIHLHLLAGLPAQTGKKP
- the ybeY gene encoding rRNA maturation RNase YbeY, with amino-acid sequence MVEIQNSTKERIRVKQLKTLAERILKKEKSGKKDLSAVLVSPQKMRELNKVWRGKDKATNVLAFPGGKEALGEVVLCPSAIRKDALEYKISFQRAVSWMFVHGLLHLLGYDHKTSNDEKKMTQKEQRYLS
- a CDS encoding histidine--tRNA ligase, producing the protein MARRPKFQRPTGMRDILPEEQPYFEKIYRTVDDIARFYGFGKIDTPMVEDLELYERGTGQSTDIVEKQMYTMKTKGGDALAMRPEFTPGIVRAYNEHGMLNLSQPVKLYTFGPLFRYEHPQAGRFRQFHQFDFEVFGEESAAIDAQVIQIFYAILRELKFSHLIIEVNSIGDVQCRPYYKKVLVNYLRPRQNSLCADCRRRTRENPLRVLDCKEEKCQRVKAQAPQILDHLCDNCKAHFKSLLEFLDETDLPYHLDPYMVRGLDYYTKTVFEIFSEAEVSPPGRSSEGEEQKEGEETLSRNALVGGGRYDNLVKLLGGKDVPATGAAAGVERIITLMKEKGFPAAEIPDPKVFLAQLGDLPKKKSLKLLEELRKAKISIAESLGRDSLRTQLARADKLEVQYTLILGQREVLDETIVIRRMDTGEQVTVKMEKIVDELKKRLKKTA
- a CDS encoding aminoacyl-tRNA hydrolase — translated: MYLIVGLGNPGKKYAKTRHNVGFLVLDEFQKKYGFPEFSLSKKHASLVSEGILNETKVVLAKPQTFMNNSGKAVRSLLPKSRLGAPKRDLGNIQNLIVIHDDIDIPLGKVKVSENRGSAGHKGVDSVIQALRTKNFTRMRVGIQPAKGKPSNVETFVLKPFSQEEKALLKSSIAVASQAILKLLEQ
- a CDS encoding CapA family protein, whose product is MNRFLLILFMAVFYASILGGSFLFWQDKFQASLVPPLLTQETNKEQITLLFVGDIMLDRGVEFYIKEHQDWKWPFLKIGNYLKGADLVFANLESIISDKGEKQGSIYSFRADPRTLEGLVFAGIDVVSVANNHSLDYGIEALLDSGERLQQAGITPVGAGNSEREARAPVLYDAGGTTVGILAYTALGSPFWQAGEKTPGIAWIDSSLLEQLKLNIKKTKQQADIVVVSFHFGEEYQTKPNAVQQLLSRTAIDAGANLVIGHHPHVIQPIERYKQGWIVYSLGNFVFDQGFSKETMEGMILKVLLHENSITQVMPLMIEISSEFQPAISTESM
- a CDS encoding GatB/YqeY domain-containing protein, which gives rise to MKSEISNGVDLKKQLKEDLKTSLKEGDEVRTGTLRMLMAAMVNKEKEALRQAQGKDEELSDEEIQAVVAAEAKKRREAEEAFLKGGRPELAEKEKQELKVLLTYLPEQLTQDQIRTLAKEAIQKTGAASIKDMGKVMGELTPQIKGKADGALVANIVKDLLTSK